A window from Pseudomonas sp. Tri1 encodes these proteins:
- a CDS encoding extensin family protein, which yields MRFLKGFAVLALVVACAALAVWRGWLSLPPQWNPWAPLDVNVPPNLLTRYKLMALRNDPQLCDQALATSGLHTARQADSGANSTCPLTNVLRVQGGEVALSSSFLASCPLAVAFALFERHALQPAATAVYGQKITRVDHLGSFACRNMYGRESGARSQHATASALDIAGFRLADGRTINVLKDWPKDNADARFLRQARDGACDMFSVVLSPDYNAAHRNHFHLDVGPWWICR from the coding sequence GTGCGGTTTTTGAAAGGCTTTGCGGTATTGGCGCTGGTCGTTGCCTGCGCAGCGCTGGCGGTATGGCGCGGCTGGCTGTCGCTGCCGCCGCAATGGAATCCCTGGGCGCCCCTGGACGTCAACGTTCCCCCCAACCTGTTGACCCGCTACAAGCTCATGGCCCTGCGCAACGACCCGCAGCTGTGTGACCAGGCCCTCGCTACCTCGGGACTGCACACCGCCCGCCAGGCCGACAGCGGCGCCAACTCGACGTGCCCGCTGACCAATGTGCTGAGGGTGCAGGGCGGTGAGGTGGCGCTGAGCAGCAGTTTTCTCGCCAGTTGCCCGTTGGCGGTGGCGTTCGCGCTGTTCGAGCGTCATGCGTTGCAGCCAGCAGCAACGGCAGTCTATGGGCAGAAAATCACGCGGGTCGATCACCTTGGCAGTTTCGCCTGCCGCAACATGTACGGTCGTGAAAGTGGCGCGCGCAGCCAGCACGCTACGGCCAGTGCGTTGGACATCGCCGGGTTTCGTCTGGCCGATGGCCGTACGATCAACGTGCTCAAGGACTGGCCGAAGGACAATGCCGATGCACGGTTTCTACGCCAGGCCCGCGACGGCGCTTGCGATATGTTCAGTGTGGTGTTGAGTCCGGATTACAACGCGGCGCACCGCAACCATTTTCATCTGGATGTCGGGCCATGGT